In Marivivens aquimaris, one genomic interval encodes:
- a CDS encoding peptide ABC transporter substrate-binding protein translates to MKLKTVLNASAATALVFAAGMAFADDHMVDGMMLSDNQTFTYQTIDDSPSIDPGLVEDVEGSAVVRDLFEGLMNQDAEGNPIPGVATSYDVSDDKLTYTFHLRDDAVWSDGEPVTASDFVYAWKRVANPETASPYAWYMELMSVENASSIIAGEAEADTLGVEATDDHTLVVHLSQPLPYFPEMVTHTTTFPVPEHVVEEVGASWMNPETFVGNGAYVLTEYTPQERMVRVKSDTYWDAENVHLTEVVRLVVNDENQALTRWQAGEIDKTETIPTGQYPSLSQEYPEQAVSVPELCTYYYNFNLRDDAPEWAQDVRVRQALSLAVDRDIITENVLGAGQIPAYTFTPGATAGFEVPEVEAASMTQEERNEKAKALLEEAGYGSDNPLTVEILYNTSEAHKTIAIAISQMWKQTLGIETTLGNMEWQTFLEARGNGDFEVSRAGWCGDYNEASTFLDLMASSSGYNDAAYMNEEVDSLLAEAKTMEDPTENYTRIEEIVDEEAPVIPIYHYAAAFMLDDTIKGWPLDNVQQTWYSRQLYRVAEE, encoded by the coding sequence ATGAAACTCAAAACCGTTCTTAACGCCTCGGCCGCGACCGCTCTGGTTTTCGCTGCTGGCATGGCATTCGCTGACGACCACATGGTCGACGGCATGATGCTTTCCGACAACCAGACCTTCACCTATCAGACCATCGACGACTCGCCCTCGATCGACCCGGGTCTCGTTGAAGACGTCGAAGGTTCGGCTGTTGTTCGCGATCTCTTCGAAGGTCTGATGAACCAGGACGCCGAAGGTAACCCGATCCCTGGCGTTGCGACCTCGTACGACGTGTCGGACGACAAGCTGACCTACACCTTCCACCTCCGTGACGACGCTGTATGGTCGGACGGCGAGCCGGTTACCGCCAGCGACTTCGTCTACGCATGGAAGCGCGTTGCGAACCCCGAAACCGCATCGCCCTACGCTTGGTACATGGAGCTGATGTCGGTCGAGAACGCATCGTCCATCATCGCTGGCGAAGCTGAAGCAGACACTCTCGGTGTCGAAGCAACCGACGACCACACCCTCGTTGTGCACCTGTCGCAGCCGCTGCCGTACTTCCCGGAAATGGTTACGCACACCACCACCTTCCCGGTTCCCGAGCACGTTGTCGAAGAAGTCGGCGCATCGTGGATGAACCCGGAAACCTTCGTTGGTAACGGCGCTTACGTTCTGACCGAGTACACTCCGCAGGAGCGTATGGTTCGCGTGAAGTCGGACACCTACTGGGACGCAGAAAACGTACACCTGACCGAAGTCGTCCGTCTGGTCGTCAACGACGAAAACCAGGCTCTGACTCGTTGGCAGGCTGGCGAGATCGACAAGACCGAGACCATCCCGACCGGTCAGTACCCGTCGCTGTCGCAGGAATACCCCGAGCAGGCCGTTTCGGTTCCGGAACTCTGCACCTACTACTACAACTTCAACCTGCGTGACGACGCTCCGGAATGGGCACAGGACGTTCGCGTCCGTCAGGCTCTGAGCCTCGCAGTTGACCGCGACATCATCACCGAGAACGTTCTCGGCGCTGGCCAGATCCCGGCTTACACCTTCACTCCGGGTGCAACCGCTGGCTTCGAAGTTCCGGAAGTTGAAGCTGCTTCGATGACTCAGGAAGAGCGTAACGAGAAGGCCAAGGCGCTGCTCGAAGAAGCAGGTTATGGTTCGGACAATCCGCTGACCGTAGAGATCCTCTACAACACTTCGGAAGCCCACAAGACCATCGCTATCGCCATCAGCCAGATGTGGAAGCAGACGCTCGGCATCGAAACCACCCTTGGCAACATGGAATGGCAGACCTTCCTCGAAGCACGCGGCAACGGTGACTTCGAAGTTTCGCGCGCCGGCTGGTGTGGTGACTACAACGAAGCGTCGACCTTCCTCGACCTGATGGCGTCGTCCTCGGGCTACAACGATGCGGCTTACATGAACGAAGAAGTCGACTCGCTGCTCGCAGAAGCCAAGACCATGGAAGATCCGACCGAGAACTACACTCGCATCGAAGAAATCGTTGACGAAGAAGCTCCGGTTATCCCGATCTACCACTACGCCGCTGCATTCATGCTCGACGACACGATCAAGGGGTGGCCGCTGGATAACGTTCAGCAGACCTGGTACTCGCGTCAGCTTTATCGCGTAGCGGAAGAGTAA
- a CDS encoding bifunctional enoyl-CoA hydratase/phosphate acetyltransferase, producing the protein MHLINKTFDEIEVGMTAEFRRLVTPDDLYVFANVSGNYNPMHLPKLDGDGDGNPESVAPGMYVASMISAVLGTSLPGPGTVYKKQTLDFIDRVHAGEELICQVTVTDKNADGTVGFSTEIRRAEDGVTVLKGTALVQAPVNRFDRDDVDVPRLVVERHRHFDALVARARPLPDLPTAVVCPEEPKSLGGALLAYREGIIIPILIGDPEKIVQAAAELGQSLDGIEVLPAEHHNAGAVACQLVHEGRASAVMKGHLHTDELLRPMLDKQTGLRIGKRFTHVFVMDVPGMPEPVMVTDAAINIAPDLQTKVDIVQNAIDLAISIGQETPRVGVLSAVETVNPAIPSSIDGALLSKMAERGQITGGLVDGPLAMDNAVDIGAARTKGLKGDVAGHANILVVPDIDAGNMLAKQLAFISHAEGAGLVLGARVPVILNSRADSSMSRLASCAVAALHHARMNGIKPEVLV; encoded by the coding sequence ATGCATTTGATTAACAAGACGTTCGACGAGATCGAGGTCGGCATGACCGCCGAATTCCGCCGGTTGGTCACTCCCGACGATCTTTACGTATTCGCCAATGTTTCCGGTAATTATAACCCGATGCACCTGCCAAAACTGGACGGTGACGGGGATGGAAATCCGGAAAGTGTTGCCCCCGGAATGTATGTGGCGTCGATGATCTCTGCGGTGCTGGGAACGTCCCTTCCCGGACCCGGAACGGTCTACAAAAAGCAGACTTTGGACTTCATTGACCGCGTTCATGCTGGCGAAGAATTGATCTGTCAGGTCACCGTTACGGACAAGAACGCGGACGGGACTGTGGGTTTTTCCACAGAAATCCGGCGCGCTGAGGACGGCGTGACCGTCCTGAAAGGCACCGCGCTGGTACAAGCTCCGGTTAATCGATTCGACCGTGACGATGTGGATGTCCCCCGTCTGGTCGTTGAACGGCACCGCCATTTCGACGCTCTCGTCGCGCGCGCACGCCCCCTGCCCGACCTGCCCACCGCTGTCGTTTGCCCCGAAGAACCCAAATCGCTTGGCGGCGCACTTCTGGCTTACCGTGAGGGCATCATCATCCCGATCCTGATCGGCGACCCCGAAAAGATCGTTCAAGCCGCCGCTGAACTGGGCCAAAGCCTCGATGGGATCGAGGTTCTCCCTGCTGAACACCACAATGCCGGCGCGGTCGCCTGTCAGCTTGTCCACGAAGGCCGCGCGAGCGCGGTCATGAAGGGGCATCTTCATACCGACGAACTGCTACGCCCGATGCTGGACAAGCAGACGGGCCTACGCATCGGCAAGCGCTTCACCCATGTGTTCGTCATGGATGTGCCCGGAATGCCCGAGCCTGTCATGGTCACAGATGCGGCCATCAACATTGCGCCCGACCTGCAAACAAAGGTCGACATTGTGCAGAACGCCATCGACCTCGCGATTTCCATTGGTCAGGAAACGCCTCGGGTCGGCGTTCTGTCCGCGGTCGAGACTGTGAACCCCGCAATCCCGTCGTCGATCGACGGTGCGCTGCTATCGAAGATGGCAGAGCGCGGACAGATTACGGGCGGCCTCGTCGACGGTCCTCTCGCGATGGACAACGCTGTCGATATCGGCGCTGCTCGGACGAAAGGCCTGAAAGGCGATGTGGCGGGGCACGCCAACATCCTTGTGGTGCCCGACATCGACGCGGGCAACATGCTGGCCAAGCAGCTTGCCTTTATCAGTCACGCCGAGGGGGCCGGCCTCGTCCTCGGTGCGCGCGTTCCGGTCATCCTCAACAGCCGCGCGGACAGTTCGATGTCGCGCCTCGCGTCCTGCGCTGTCGCGGCGCTTCACCATGCACGGATGAACGGCATCAAACCCGAGGTGCTGGTATGA
- a CDS encoding acetate/propionate family kinase produces the protein MSAILTLNAGSSSLKFSVYEMESDTPLVTGKVDSIGPNGVLSLKTTSGAITPADGSLANHADALATVLKSLKPTLENREIAVVGHRVVHGGLHHDKPALIDETLIEELSALEPFAPLHQPHNLAGIRAAQAAFPEAAQVACFDTAFHRHHPYVNDTFALPRSYYDKGVRRYGFHGLSYDYISSKLAEVAPTLSAGRVAIAHLGNGASMCAVHNGKSVASTMGFSALDGLPMGTRCGQLDAGVVLYLMQQQGMSADEIETMLYTRSGLLGLSGISNDMRTLERSDASEAAQAIDYFVFRAQREVGAMAAAMGGIDALVFSGGIGENSATIRARICERMAWMGIEIDHTRNDNNAQVISSEMARTTVMVIPTNEELVIARAARAFA, from the coding sequence ATGAGCGCGATCCTGACGCTGAATGCGGGGTCTTCGTCGCTCAAGTTTTCGGTCTACGAGATGGAGAGCGATACGCCCCTCGTCACAGGCAAGGTGGATAGCATCGGCCCGAACGGCGTGCTGTCGCTTAAAACGACGAGCGGAGCGATCACACCCGCTGATGGCAGCCTAGCCAACCACGCCGACGCCTTGGCGACCGTCCTGAAATCGCTCAAACCTACGCTGGAAAATCGCGAGATTGCCGTTGTCGGGCACCGCGTCGTCCATGGTGGCTTACACCACGACAAACCCGCGCTGATCGACGAGACGCTGATCGAAGAACTGAGCGCGCTCGAACCGTTTGCGCCGTTGCACCAGCCACATAACCTTGCTGGTATACGCGCCGCGCAAGCCGCGTTTCCGGAGGCCGCGCAGGTTGCCTGCTTCGACACCGCTTTCCACCGGCACCATCCCTATGTGAACGACACTTTCGCCTTGCCACGCAGCTACTACGACAAGGGTGTCCGCCGGTACGGATTTCACGGGCTGAGCTACGATTATATCTCGAGCAAGTTGGCAGAAGTTGCCCCGACGCTCTCGGCGGGCCGCGTTGCCATCGCGCATCTTGGAAACGGCGCGTCGATGTGCGCGGTGCACAACGGCAAATCAGTAGCTTCAACCATGGGCTTTTCGGCGCTCGACGGCCTGCCGATGGGCACACGTTGCGGGCAGCTTGATGCGGGCGTTGTCCTTTACCTCATGCAGCAGCAAGGCATGTCTGCCGACGAGATCGAGACGATGCTCTACACCCGCTCCGGCCTTCTCGGCCTATCGGGTATCTCCAACGACATGCGAACGCTTGAGCGCAGCGACGCATCAGAGGCCGCGCAGGCCATCGACTACTTTGTCTTCCGCGCCCAGCGCGAAGTCGGCGCGATGGCGGCAGCGATGGGCGGGATCGATGCGCTCGTATTTTCGGGCGGGATCGGTGAGAACTCGGCGACGATCCGTGCGCGCATCTGCGAACGGATGGCGTGGATGGGGATCGAAATCGACCACACCAGAAACGACAATAACGCTCAGGTCATCTCGTCCGAAATGGCCCGCACGACAGTGATGGTCATACCGACAAACGAAGAATTGGTGATCGCCCGCGCCGCGCGCGCCTTCGCTTAG
- the nikR gene encoding nickel-responsive transcriptional regulator NikR, translating into MQRTTITLDDELAEELDAYMAQSGAANRSEAIRDLIRSGLAQRPDAPSDARCYGVVSCAVDLSVRNLAARVPQSRLDRHDQTVAALSVPLDHSTTLEVAVMKGRVVDVASYADALFLERGVMHGSIGLVPVTESEVRHVHNEGEPHSHTHTKVQSTF; encoded by the coding sequence ATGCAGCGGACTACGATCACGCTTGACGACGAACTGGCAGAAGAGCTCGACGCCTATATGGCGCAAAGCGGGGCTGCCAACCGTTCCGAAGCGATCCGCGATCTGATCCGGAGCGGCCTTGCGCAGCGTCCCGATGCGCCAAGTGATGCGCGGTGCTACGGCGTGGTGAGCTGCGCTGTCGATCTGTCCGTGCGCAACCTCGCCGCCCGCGTCCCGCAAAGCCGTCTGGACCGTCACGACCAGACCGTTGCCGCGCTGTCGGTGCCGCTCGATCATTCGACGACGCTGGAGGTCGCGGTGATGAAAGGTCGCGTTGTCGACGTGGCGAGTTATGCGGACGCGCTGTTCCTCGAGCGCGGCGTGATGCACGGGTCGATCGGGCTGGTGCCTGTCACGGAGTCAGAGGTGCGACACGTCCACAACGAAGGCGAGCCGCATTCCCATACCCACACCAAAGTGCAGAGCACCTTCTAA
- a CDS encoding DUF4198 domain-containing protein — protein sequence MRLQAIIISAILATPAAAHFQEIIPSDDVMTSVGNVTLDLSFTHPFEGGPMMPIEKPVQVGMIRGDQVADLTGQLEEVASGQWSVTQTLNEPGTALFYVVPQPYWEPAEGKFIVHYAKSIVDVGPTGEGWDTEVGLPVEIMPLTRPSGLWAGNSFTGVVLQDGEPAPFAEIEVEFVNDGSIAAPNDAFITQVLKADANGTFTYAMPFAGWYGFAALIEGPDSMTSPDGDDVPVELGGLIWIKTTEAAE from the coding sequence ATGCGACTTCAGGCGATCATCATTTCCGCCATTCTGGCGACACCCGCAGCGGCACACTTTCAGGAAATCATTCCGTCCGATGACGTAATGACCAGTGTGGGCAATGTGACGTTGGACCTGAGCTTTACCCACCCGTTCGAAGGTGGCCCGATGATGCCCATCGAGAAGCCGGTGCAAGTCGGGATGATCCGTGGCGATCAAGTTGCGGACCTGACGGGCCAGCTTGAGGAAGTCGCAAGCGGCCAGTGGTCCGTTACCCAGACACTGAATGAACCGGGCACCGCGCTTTTTTATGTCGTTCCGCAGCCCTACTGGGAACCGGCCGAAGGCAAGTTCATTGTCCATTACGCCAAATCCATCGTCGATGTCGGTCCGACCGGTGAAGGCTGGGATACGGAAGTCGGCCTGCCGGTCGAGATCATGCCGCTGACACGCCCGAGCGGCCTTTGGGCAGGCAACAGCTTTACCGGTGTGGTGTTGCAGGACGGAGAGCCCGCGCCTTTTGCCGAGATCGAAGTCGAGTTCGTGAATGACGGCTCGATTGCCGCTCCGAATGACGCGTTCATCACTCAGGTCCTTAAAGCGGACGCCAACGGCACCTTCACCTACGCCATGCCGTTCGCGGGTTGGTACGGCTTTGCCGCGCTGATCGAAGGGCCGGACTCCATGACCTCGCCTGACGGTGACGACGTCCCCGTCGAACTTGGCGGGCTCATCTGGATCAAGACAACGGAGGCCGCAGAGTAA
- the cbiM gene encoding cobalt transporter CbiM yields the protein MAHIPDGVLSAPVLIGGAVLAAGGIVWALRSLDDAAIPKAGIMAAVFFAGSLLAVPIGPSTVHLIFAGLMGILLGPVTFAAVLVALLLQASMFGFGGITTLGINTFNIAAPAVLAGLIARPILARTISTTMRSVVAACAGGGAIAGTALLVSLSFALSGSEYTPIASVMAVTYIPLGIVEAAITAATIGFLSRVQPSALPA from the coding sequence ATGGCTCATATCCCCGACGGCGTTCTTTCGGCTCCGGTTCTGATCGGCGGCGCTGTGCTTGCGGCAGGCGGGATTGTCTGGGCGCTGCGTAGCCTCGACGATGCGGCGATCCCAAAGGCGGGCATCATGGCGGCGGTGTTCTTTGCTGGATCGTTGCTGGCGGTTCCGATCGGGCCGAGCACCGTTCATCTGATCTTCGCGGGCCTGATGGGGATCCTGCTCGGGCCGGTGACTTTTGCGGCGGTGCTGGTGGCGCTTTTACTGCAAGCGTCGATGTTCGGCTTCGGCGGCATCACGACGCTTGGCATCAATACGTTCAACATTGCGGCCCCTGCCGTGCTGGCAGGTCTGATCGCGCGTCCGATCCTTGCGCGCACGATTTCCACGACGATGCGCAGCGTGGTTGCTGCGTGTGCGGGCGGCGGAGCCATTGCGGGCACCGCCCTACTGGTGTCGCTGTCCTTCGCGCTGTCAGGGTCCGAATACACGCCCATCGCGTCGGTGATGGCTGTCACTTACATTCCGCTCGGCATCGTTGAGGCGGCGATCACTGCGGCGACGATTGGCTTTCTATCGCGGGTCCAGCCCAGCGCGCTGCCTGCATGA
- a CDS encoding cobalamin biosynthesis protein CbiL produces MKRFALALILLTLGTAAQAHKLGVFATAEGDTISGYGFFVGGGNPANVPWTATSNGNEIATGETDDEGRFSFNRTTDAAIEVTIDTEEGHISSATIEAATAETDINAQIERAIQPLREDILRLENRLRFMDILSAVFLIIGLTGMALWARGRNK; encoded by the coding sequence ATGAAACGCTTCGCCCTCGCTCTGATCTTGCTCACGCTAGGGACTGCCGCGCAGGCCCACAAGCTCGGCGTATTCGCGACGGCAGAGGGCGACACGATTTCCGGCTACGGGTTCTTTGTCGGCGGCGGTAATCCGGCAAACGTCCCATGGACGGCGACGTCCAATGGCAACGAGATCGCGACCGGCGAGACGGATGACGAGGGACGGTTCTCTTTCAACCGTACGACCGACGCAGCCATTGAGGTCACGATAGACACCGAAGAGGGTCACATCTCCTCCGCTACCATCGAAGCAGCGACAGCTGAAACCGACATCAACGCCCAGATCGAGCGGGCAATCCAGCCGCTTCGCGAGGACATCCTGCGCCTCGAAAACCGTCTGCGGTTCATGGATATCCTGTCAGCGGTGTTCCTCATTATCGGGCTGACGGGTATGGCGCTTTGGGCGCGCGGGCGGAATAAATAG
- the aroQ gene encoding type II 3-dehydroquinate dehydratase, giving the protein MSRHIYILNGPNLNLLGKRQPEIYGHDTLEDVERNCRAVLAEGFDLSLLQSNWEGQIIDWIHEAREKACGIVINPGAFTHTSVAILDALNTFEGPVIEVHISNVHQRESFRHHSYVSLRANGVIAGLGIEGYEAATRRICSIVGA; this is encoded by the coding sequence ATGTCGCGTCACATCTATATTCTGAACGGTCCGAACCTGAACCTGCTGGGCAAGCGCCAGCCCGAGATCTACGGGCATGACACTCTCGAAGACGTGGAGCGCAATTGTCGTGCTGTGCTGGCCGAGGGGTTCGATCTGTCGCTGCTCCAGTCGAACTGGGAAGGCCAGATCATCGACTGGATCCACGAGGCGCGCGAAAAAGCCTGCGGCATCGTCATCAACCCGGGTGCATTCACCCATACGTCGGTCGCGATCCTTGATGCACTGAACACGTTCGAAGGTCCGGTGATCGAGGTCCACATCTCCAACGTCCATCAACGCGAGAGCTTCCGCCACCACTCGTACGTGTCGTTGCGCGCAAACGGCGTGATCGCTGGCCTCGGGATCGAAGGCTACGAGGCGGCCACCCGCCGCATCTGCAGCATTGTTGGCGCTTGA
- a CDS encoding D-ribose ABC transporter substrate-binding protein encodes MTKITKRALLAAVAVMPLMAGAASAEGLISIIVNDPANPYWFTEGEVAKATAEELGYEATVAAHKGDTNTESTLVDTAITNGAAAIILDPANADGSVGAVRKAVDAGIPVFLVNAEINESGLAQAQLVSNNAQGAALGAIQWVELTGGEGDYVEFFGNPSDNNAATRSNGYETVISQYPDLNKLAEEVANWDRTQGFNKMQSLIQANDGITAVIAGNDEMALGAIAALKEAGKMDGVIVGGFDGSPDAVDAIKAGELAYTVLQPVAVFAEEAVRQADHFINTGEKLVEEEKQLFDCLLITSDNVDAYTAPFVLSE; translated from the coding sequence ATGACCAAAATCACCAAACGCGCACTTCTCGCCGCTGTCGCTGTCATGCCGCTTATGGCGGGTGCTGCTTCGGCTGAGGGCCTGATTTCGATCATCGTCAACGATCCGGCCAACCCGTACTGGTTCACCGAAGGCGAAGTCGCCAAGGCGACCGCGGAAGAGCTCGGCTACGAAGCAACCGTTGCTGCGCACAAGGGTGACACCAACACCGAGTCGACTCTCGTCGACACCGCGATCACCAACGGCGCTGCTGCCATCATCCTCGATCCGGCAAACGCTGACGGTTCGGTTGGTGCAGTTCGCAAAGCTGTCGACGCAGGCATCCCCGTCTTCCTCGTGAACGCTGAAATCAACGAATCCGGTCTGGCTCAGGCTCAGCTCGTTTCGAACAACGCTCAGGGCGCTGCTCTGGGTGCGATCCAGTGGGTTGAACTGACTGGTGGCGAAGGCGATTACGTCGAATTCTTCGGCAACCCGTCGGACAACAACGCTGCAACTCGTTCGAACGGCTACGAGACCGTAATCTCGCAGTACCCGGACCTGAACAAGCTGGCTGAAGAAGTTGCAAACTGGGACCGTACCCAGGGCTTCAACAAGATGCAGTCGCTCATCCAAGCTAACGACGGCATCACCGCAGTCATCGCCGGTAACGACGAAATGGCTCTCGGTGCGATCGCTGCTCTGAAAGAAGCAGGCAAGATGGACGGCGTTATCGTCGGCGGCTTCGACGGCTCGCCGGACGCAGTTGACGCGATCAAAGCAGGCGAACTGGCTTACACCGTTCTCCAGCCGGTTGCTGTTTTCGCAGAAGAAGCTGTTCGTCAGGCTGACCACTTCATCAACACCGGCGAGAAGTTGGTTGAAGAAGAAAAGCAGCTGTTCGACTGCCTCCTGATCACTTCGGACAACGTCGACGCATACACTGCGCCGTTCGTTCTGTCGGAGTAA
- a CDS encoding ABC transporter permease, with protein sequence MADTTASANAPGKKSNVSIGKMLLEGRAFFALIAIIAIFSFLSDNYFSLNNFLIMSNHVAIFGLLAIGMLLVILNGGIDLSVGSVLGLSGVFAGWLMQGVELESMGVILYPPVWAVVILTLALGAFVGFINGILISRFNVPAFVATLGSLYVARGAALLMTNGLTYNNLGGRAELGNTGFDWLGFNRIANVPVGVIILAIVAVLTGLVLTRTAFGRWLYSSGGNERAAELSGVPTARVKITVYVLSGICASIAGLVLSSQLTSAGPTAGTTYELTAIAAVVIGGAALTGGRGGILGTMLGAFVIGFLSDGLVIIGVSSYWQTVFTGAVIVLAVLLNSIQYGGAKRR encoded by the coding sequence ATGGCGGATACCACTGCCTCTGCAAATGCGCCGGGAAAGAAGAGCAACGTCAGCATCGGCAAGATGCTTCTTGAAGGTCGTGCTTTCTTTGCCCTGATTGCCATCATTGCGATTTTCTCGTTCCTTTCGGACAACTATTTCTCGCTCAACAACTTCCTCATCATGTCGAACCACGTGGCCATCTTCGGTCTGCTGGCCATCGGCATGCTGCTGGTGATCCTGAACGGCGGCATCGACCTTTCGGTCGGTTCGGTTCTGGGTCTGTCGGGCGTCTTCGCCGGTTGGCTGATGCAGGGCGTCGAGCTGGAATCGATGGGCGTCATCCTTTATCCGCCGGTCTGGGCGGTCGTGATCCTGACGCTCGCGCTCGGTGCGTTCGTCGGCTTCATCAACGGCATCCTGATCTCGCGCTTCAACGTGCCTGCCTTCGTTGCGACCCTCGGTTCGCTCTACGTGGCACGCGGTGCAGCGCTTTTGATGACCAACGGCCTGACCTACAACAACCTCGGCGGCAGAGCCGAACTGGGTAACACCGGCTTCGACTGGCTGGGCTTCAACCGTATCGCCAACGTCCCCGTCGGCGTCATCATCCTCGCGATTGTCGCGGTTCTGACGGGTCTGGTTCTGACCCGCACCGCCTTCGGTCGCTGGCTCTATTCCTCCGGTGGTAACGAACGCGCCGCTGAACTTTCGGGTGTTCCGACAGCTCGCGTGAAGATCACCGTCTACGTGCTCTCGGGTATCTGCGCCTCCATCGCAGGCCTGGTTCTGAGCTCGCAGCTGACCTCGGCCGGCCCGACCGCTGGTACCACCTACGAACTGACGGCGATTGCTGCGGTTGTGATCGGTGGTGCGGCGCTTACCGGCGGCCGCGGCGGAATTCTCGGCACTATGCTCGGTGCCTTCGTCATCGGCTTCCTGTCGGACGGCCTCGTCATCATCGGCGTGTCCTCCTACTGGCAGACCGTGTTTACCGGTGCAGTCATCGTGCTCGCCGTGCTCCTCAACTCGATCCAGTACGGCGGAGCGAAACGCCGCTGA
- a CDS encoding sugar ABC transporter ATP-binding protein, with amino-acid sequence MQAPIHNEAPHAKPESQVVLAARDVTKSFGAVRALKGVNFDVHRGQVTTLFGENGAGKSTLMKILSGVQKPSTGTIILDGEPVELDSTTDAQERGICIIHQELSLAPNMTVRDNIFMGREIRGKFGVDFAEEERQTRKLLEELEEDIDPLAKVEDLRLGQQQIVEIARALSVDARILIMDEPTSALSASEVEVLFKVIHDLKARGVSIVYISHHLEEALTITDHAVVLRDGNMTAYAPRSEIDLEWIVFNMVGENFDLGSPPQGYEFGAPALSIENLCVPSHTGAGLAVDHMNLEVKAGEIVCIYGLMGAGRTELMECAAGRLKNTEGSVKLHGHDISGLSIAERINAGLVLVPEDRQRDGLVQTMTVGKNLSLSSIGNFTKGLFTNHKAEDQIIEDSIRDVTVKTDGPHAAIGSLSGGNQQKVVIGKMLVTDPTVIMLDEPSRGIDIGAKAEVFKLLAERAKQGLAVVYTTSEVTECLSIAHRIIVMRRGQISAEFSHDTTKEAIMAASGESLVA; translated from the coding sequence ATGCAGGCTCCGATCCACAACGAAGCGCCGCACGCAAAGCCGGAGAGCCAGGTTGTGCTCGCTGCGCGTGACGTGACCAAGTCCTTTGGTGCCGTTCGTGCACTGAAGGGCGTGAACTTCGACGTCCACCGCGGTCAAGTGACCACGCTGTTCGGTGAGAACGGCGCCGGTAAATCCACGCTGATGAAGATCCTGTCGGGCGTTCAGAAGCCGTCCACGGGCACCATCATCCTCGATGGCGAACCTGTCGAGCTGGACTCGACTACGGATGCGCAAGAGCGCGGTATCTGCATCATCCACCAAGAGCTGTCGCTCGCACCGAACATGACCGTGCGTGACAACATCTTCATGGGCCGTGAAATCCGCGGCAAATTCGGCGTCGATTTCGCAGAAGAAGAGCGCCAGACCCGCAAATTGCTCGAAGAACTGGAAGAGGACATCGATCCTCTGGCCAAGGTCGAGGACCTGCGCCTCGGTCAGCAGCAGATCGTCGAGATCGCGCGCGCGCTGTCCGTCGATGCACGTATCCTGATCATGGACGAGCCGACCTCGGCACTGTCCGCTTCGGAAGTCGAAGTGCTGTTCAAGGTCATCCATGACCTCAAGGCGCGCGGCGTTTCGATCGTTTACATCTCGCACCACCTCGAAGAGGCGCTCACCATTACCGACCACGCTGTGGTTCTGCGCGACGGCAACATGACCGCCTATGCACCGCGCAGCGAAATCGACCTCGAGTGGATCGTCTTCAACATGGTTGGCGAAAACTTCGACCTCGGCTCCCCGCCGCAGGGTTACGAATTCGGCGCTCCGGCCCTGTCGATCGAAAACCTCTGCGTTCCGTCGCACACCGGTGCCGGCCTCGCGGTCGACCACATGAACCTCGAAGTCAAAGCGGGCGAGATCGTCTGTATCTATGGCCTCATGGGGGCCGGTCGGACGGAACTTATGGAATGTGCCGCAGGCCGCCTGAAGAACACCGAAGGCAGCGTCAAACTGCATGGTCACGACATTTCGGGCCTCAGCATCGCAGAGCGCATTAACGCGGGTCTCGTTCTGGTCCCCGAAGATCGTCAGCGCGACGGCCTCGTCCAGACCATGACCGTGGGCAAGAACCTGTCGCTGTCGTCCATCGGCAACTTCACCAAGGGCCTTTTCACGAACCACAAGGCCGAAGACCAGATCATCGAAGACTCGATCCGCGACGTGACCGTCAAAACCGATGGTCCCCACGCTGCGATTGGCTCGCTGTCGGGCGGCAACCAGCAGAAGGTCGTTATTGGCAAGATGCTCGTCACTGATCCGACCGTGATTATGCTCGATGAACCGAGCCGCGGTATCGACATCGGTGCGAAGGCCGAAGTTTTCAAACTGCTGGCGGAGCGGGCCAAACAGGGTCTCGCCGTCGTCTACACCACTTCTGAAGTCACCGAATGCCTGTCCATCGCGCACCGTATCATCGTGATGCGCCGCGGTCAGATTTCGGCCGAATTCAGCCACGACACAACAAAAGAAGCAATCATGGCCGCCTCGGGCGAGTCATTGGTCGCCTGA